The Tamandua tetradactyla isolate mTamTet1 chromosome 8, mTamTet1.pri, whole genome shotgun sequence genome includes a window with the following:
- the LOC143645164 gene encoding olfactory receptor 52D1-like, with the protein MKRQLNHLTLAMSGNNKTDTHPSTFILIGIPGLEAAHIWISIPFCVVYLLALVGNCSLLFIIKTDPNLHEPMYLFLCMLSVADLIVCTTAMPKLLSLFWFHDGEIPFEACLIQVFLIHSCSTMESGFFLAMAFDRYVAICNPLRHSAILTHTVIGGMGLVIVLQGTALLVPHPFLLRWLSYCRTNIISHTYCEFMALIKIACAETRIRRAYSLIVAFLTGGVDFILIICSYVLILHTVFRLPSKDARLKTLGTCVSHVSVILVSYTPAFFSFLTHRFGHHVPPHVHIIVANIYLLVPPMLNPIIYGVRTKRIRDRFLRVFCFPKPLN; encoded by the coding sequence ATGAAGAGACAGCTAAACCATCTAACACTTGCTATGTCGGGAAACAATAAGACTGATACGCATCCATCAACCTTCATTCTTATTGGCATCCCTGGGTTGGAGGCTGCTCACATCTGGATCTCCATCCCCTTTTGTGTGGTCTACCTTCTGGCTCTAGTAGGAAACTGCTCACTTCTATTTATCATCAAGACAGACCCAAACCTCCATGAGCCAATGTACCTATTCCTCTGCATGCTGTCTGTGGCAGATCTTATTGTATGCACTACAGCTATGCCAAAACTGCTCAGCCTCTTTTGGTTCCATGATGGAGAGATTCCCTTTGAAGCTTGCCTTATTCAAGTGTTCCTGATTCACTCTTGCTCCACGATGGAGTCTGGCTTTTTCCTAGCCATGGCTTTTGACCGTTATGTAGCCATTTGTAACCCATTAAGACATTCAGCTATTCTGACACACACAGTAATTGGAGGAATGGGTCTAGTCATTGTACTCCAGGGCACCGCCCTTCTTGTTCCTCACCCCTTCCTTCTACGATGGCTTTCCTACTGCAGAACCAATATTATCTCCCACACGTATTGTGAGTTCATGGCACTCATCAAGATCGCCTGTGCAGAGACAAGAATCCGCAGAGCCTACAGTCTAATTGTTGCCTTCCTTACCGGTGGGGTAGACTTCATACTGATCATTTGTTCCTATGTCCTCATACTCCATACTGTCTTCCGTCTCCCATCCAAAGACGCTCGACTCAAGACCTTGGGCACTTGTGTTTCCCATGTTTCTGTCATCTTAGTGTCCTATACTCcagctttcttctctttcctcaccCACAGGTTTGGGCACCACGTGCCACCCCATGTTCACATAATTGTGGCCAACATCTATCTTCTGGTCCCACCCATGTTGAATCCCATTATCTATGGTGTAAGGACCAAAAGGATACGGGACAGATTCCTTAgagttttctgttttccaaaacCTCTGAATTAA